A genomic segment from Methanolobus zinderi encodes:
- a CDS encoding winged helix-turn-helix domain-containing protein, producing the protein MSSEANVTEYEAATLRFLKLFYALDSKTRLRMIQSLYENEKYISELAREQDLSVPVVSKHINILEEANLIKRHIYGKTHVLGINNKDVARSLDILAPTKDVKVKKGTNILDILNEVAIIETKKLNGKEQVIATNGDEGFFIYELNGEFCNQTVQKCTIRENSTVVWKKLEPIAKLRLNIRIDDQ; encoded by the coding sequence ATGAGCTCAGAAGCTAACGTAACTGAATATGAAGCTGCAACATTGAGATTCTTAAAATTATTTTATGCACTGGACAGCAAAACAAGATTGAGGATGATCCAGAGTTTGTATGAGAATGAAAAATATATATCTGAACTGGCTCGTGAGCAGGATCTATCGGTTCCCGTAGTATCAAAGCATATAAATATTCTTGAAGAAGCAAATCTCATAAAAAGACATATCTATGGTAAAACGCATGTTCTGGGAATCAACAATAAAGATGTTGCCAGATCACTTGACATCCTCGCACCGACTAAAGATGTGAAAGTAAAAAAAGGTACCAATATCCTTGATATATTGAACGAAGTGGCAATTATCGAAACCAAAAAGTTGAATGGAAAGGAGCAGGTAATCGCAACAAATGGTGATGAAGGATTTTTCATATATGAACTAAACGGGGAGTTCTGCAACCAGACCGTTCAAAAATGTACTATCAGAGAAAACTCAACGGTTGTCTGGAAAAAACTTGAACCCATCGCTAAATTACGCCTGAATATTCGGATTGATGACCAATGA
- a CDS encoding cation diffusion facilitator family transporter: MKEEHPHDHEKNYGHTHGAVDPSIITTSRGIRAVKWSFIALMVTALLQISIVYISGSVALLADTVHNYSDAATAIPLWIAFSLARRKPNKQYTYGYGRVEDLAGILIVVLILFSAFVAGYESIIRLINPREVIFLRYVAIAALIGFVGNEAVAQFRIKTGKEIGSAALIADGYHARVDGFTSLAVLLGAIGVWMGYPLADPAIGLIITIAILKIVWDSGKMMFSRLLDGVDPEVIDELSHAVSHVEGVEDVSDIRVRWIGHRLHAEINIAVDPDLSVSEGHRIADDARKELLNHLKYLSGTTIHVDPSNESGEKYHSNPILE; encoded by the coding sequence TTGAAGGAAGAACATCCCCACGATCATGAAAAGAATTATGGACATACACATGGAGCTGTAGATCCTTCGATTATCACTACTTCCAGGGGAATCCGGGCTGTGAAGTGGTCATTCATAGCCTTGATGGTCACAGCCCTTCTTCAGATATCCATAGTATACATATCAGGAAGTGTTGCCCTGCTTGCGGATACTGTTCACAATTACAGTGATGCTGCAACAGCCATCCCCCTGTGGATTGCTTTTTCCCTTGCAAGACGCAAACCCAACAAGCAATATACCTATGGTTACGGACGTGTTGAAGACCTGGCCGGCATTCTTATCGTTGTTCTTATACTATTCAGTGCATTTGTTGCCGGCTATGAATCCATAATTCGTCTGATAAATCCCCGGGAAGTAATATTCCTGCGATATGTAGCTATCGCTGCACTTATCGGTTTTGTGGGCAATGAGGCAGTTGCACAGTTCCGGATAAAGACAGGGAAGGAGATAGGCAGTGCAGCCCTCATAGCCGATGGTTACCATGCCAGAGTAGACGGTTTTACAAGTCTTGCGGTCCTGCTTGGTGCGATCGGTGTCTGGATGGGTTATCCACTGGCAGACCCTGCAATTGGACTTATTATTACGATAGCAATATTGAAGATCGTCTGGGACTCGGGCAAAATGATGTTTTCAAGATTGCTGGATGGTGTTGACCCGGAAGTAATCGACGAGCTAAGCCACGCAGTCTCGCATGTTGAAGGTGTGGAAGATGTTTCCGACATCAGGGTCAGGTGGATAGGTCACAGATTGCATGCTGAGATCAACATAGCAGTAGACCCTGATCTTTCAGTTAGTGAGGGACACCGAATAGCAGATGATGCCAGAAAAGAACTTCTGAACCACCTGAAGTACCTCTC